Proteins co-encoded in one Gossypium arboreum isolate Shixiya-1 chromosome 11, ASM2569848v2, whole genome shotgun sequence genomic window:
- the LOC108473717 gene encoding uncharacterized protein LOC108473717 isoform X2, with translation MESIQSRVETWIKDQRAKILKVSWGPLQWRMRWHWPPWNNGDMEQRQKLHQEYERRKRQLQELCRAVKADSLSDLQDILCCMVLSECVYKPATEMIRAVNKFKADFGGQIVSIERVQPSSDHVPHRYLLAEAGDTLFASFIGTKQYKDVMADANILQGAIFHEDVAEEIGRIELTEANRGERQKGNEENQFNPLESKPKQIKDRPKPAAHRGFLARAKGIPALELYRLAQKKKRKLVLCGHSLGGAVAALATLAILRVIAVSSSSKESERVQVKCITFSQPAVGNAALRDYVNRKGWQHYFKSYCIPEDLVPRILSPAYFHHYNAQSLLMSSGMENNSLPTSKNEQGLQKGKTERLKDNEGEQLVIGVGPVQGPFWRLSRLVPLEGVRRQFKKYSRKQLDPIEPSATDSKTASSIEDVVVGPQSLEIQEGTDGISLKPIANTDNCESDTGSGKLADKNNGSGDNKRWHSVPSLPSYVPFGQLFLLENSSVESLSGAEYSKLTSVRSVIVELRERLQSHSMKSYRSRFQRIYDLCMNDNASSFFGIEQVQQFPHLQQWLGLAVAGAVELGHIVESPNIRTATSIVPLGWNGIPGEKNAEPLKVDITGFRLHLCTLFHAQVNGKWCSTTVESFPSAPVYSSGNGEPPELQKIRVLVGAPLRQPPKHQIVADTVNFSREHNIVSSHQEKYIRPEGLNDFFIFCTSDFTTASKEVHVRTRRVRLLGLEGAGKTSLFKAILGQGKLSAITNIENLQEADFRDGIAGGLCYSDSLGVNLQELAMEASRFKDELWRGIRDLSKKTDLIVLVHNLSHKIPRYNHPDALQQYPALSLLLDEAKALGIPWVLAITNKFSVSAHQQRAAINTVVQAYQASPSTTEVINSCPYVMPGAVSASLPWGVISSEDSDGRMGVQKLLSAPIDLVRRPFQRKDIIFPVERVNSLCHLVHRVLRSHEEASLEELVRDRLSLELAHDHAMGAIDGKKDSQAKALFSLTSAAVGASFGAGVGIILAVVMGAASALRKP, from the exons ATGGAATCAATACAAAGCAGAGTGGAGACATGGATCAAGGACCAAAGAGCCAAGATCCTCAAGGTCTCGTGGGGGCCGCTTCAGTGGCGGATGAGGTGGCATTGGCCGCCGTGGAACAACGGCGACATGGAGCAGCGCCAGAAACTCCATCAAGAGTACGAAAGGCGAAAGCGCCAACTCCAAGAGCTTTGCCGAGCCGTCAAAGCTGATTCTCTCTCGGATTTGCAGGACATTCTTTGTTGCATGGTCCTCTCCGAGTGCGTTTACAAG CCTGCTACTGAGATGATTCGAGCTGTGAACAAATTTAAGGCTGATTTTGGAGGACAAATTGTTTCTATAGAACGCGTACAACCTTCTTCGGATCATGTTCCACACAG GTATCTGTTAGCAGAAGCAGGCGATACACTATTTGCTTCGTTCATTGGAACCAAGCAGTATAA AGATGTCATGGCTGATGCGAACATACTTCAAGGTGCTATATTTCATGAGGATGTTGCAGAGGAGATTGGCCGGATTGAATTAACTGAAGCCAACCGAGGCGAGAGACAGAAAGGAAATGAGGAAAATCAGTTCAATCCCTTGGAATCAAAACCTAAACAGATTAAAGATAGGCCTAAACCTGCTGCACATCGG GGTTTCTTGGCTCGTGCTAAAGGCATACCTGCTTTGGAGTTGTACAGGCTTGCTCAGAAAAAGAAACGGAAACTTGTATTATGTGGACATTCTCTTGGTGGAGCA GTGGCAGCATTGGCTACCCTTGCCATTTTGAGGGTTATTGCTGTATCATCTTCATCAAAAGAAAGTGAAAGGGTTCAGGTCAAGTGTATAACATTTTCCCAACCTGCGGTAGGAAATGCGGCTTTAAGAGA TTATGTTAACAGAAAAGGTTGGCAGCACTATTTCAAGAGCTACTGCATTCCTGAAGATCTCGTCCCTCGTATCCTGTCACCTGCTTATTTCCATCACTATAATGCACAAAGTTTATTGATGTCCTCTGGCATGGAAAATAACAGTTTACCAACATCAAAGAATGAACAAGGGTTACAGAAGGGAAAGACTGAGAggttaaaagataatgaaggggaGCAATTGGTTATAGGGGTAGGCCCTGTCCAGGGGCCCTTTTGGAGACTTTCAAGGCTTGTTCCATTAGAAGGAGTTAGAAGACAATTCAAAAAATACAGCAGAAAGCAACTCGACCCCATAGAGCCATCTGCAACTGACTCTAAAACTGCATCTTCCATTGAAGATGTAGTTGTTGGACCACAGTCTCTTGAAATTCAAGAGGGTACTGATGGCATATCTCTTAAACCAATTGCCAACACCGATAATTGTGAGTCAGACACGGGATCTGGAAAGTTGGCCGATAAAAACAATGGTAGTGGAGACAACAAGAGATGGCATAGTGTGCCTTCTTTACCTTCATATGTACCATTTGGACAG CTCTTTCTCTTGGAGAATTCATCAGTGGAATCGCTCTCAGGTGCAGAGTACTCAAAGTTGACATCG GTCAGATCTGTGATTGTTGAATTAAGAGAGAGACTTCAATCTCATTCAATGAAGTCATATAGGTCTCGATTTCAAAG AATTTATGACCTGTGCATGAATGATAATGCTTCATCCTTCTTTGGAATCGAGCAAGTGCAACAGTTTCCACATCTGCAGCAATGGCTTGGCCTTGCAGTTGCAGGTGCTGTAGAGCTTGGGCATATTGTTGAGTCTCCTAATATTCGTACTGCTACTTCCATCGTGCCTCTTGGTTGGAATGGTATTCCTGGAGAGAAGAATGCAGAACCATTGAAGGTTGATATTACTGGATTCAGATTGCATCTGTGCACACTATTTCATGCTCAAGTAAATGGAAAATG GTGTTCAACTACCGTGGAATCATTTCCGTCAGCACCAGTTTACTCATCTGGGAATGGGGAACCACCAGAATTACAAAAAATAAGAGTCTTAGTAGGGGCTCCCTTGAGGCAACCTCCTAAGCATCAGATAGTAGCAGACACTGTTAATTTCAGTCGAGAACATAATATTGTATCATCTCATCAAGAAAAATACATAAGGCCAGAAGGTTTGAATGACTTTTTCATATTCTGTACTAGCGATTTTACAACTGCATCGAAGGAGGTTCATGTTAGAACTCGTAGGGTACGACTTCTTGGTCTAGAG GGTGCTGGTAAGACCTCTCTTTTCAAGGCAATACTTGGTCAAGGCAAATTGTCCGCTATTACCAATATAGAAAATTTACAAGAAGCTGATTTTCGGGATGGCATTGCTGGCGGTTTATGCTACAGTGATTCGCTTGGGGTAAATTTACAG GAGCTAGCCATGGAGGCTTCTCGGTTTAAAGATGAACTATGGAGGGGAATCCGTGACCTTAGTAAGAAGACTGATTTAATTGTTCTTGTGCATAACTTATCCCATAAGATACCTCGATACAATCATCCAGATGCATTACAACAATATCCAGCCCTTTCACTACTATTAGATGAGGCAAAAGCTCTTGGAATACCTTGGGTCCTTGCAATAACAAACAAATTTTCTGTTAGTGCACATCAGCAGAGAGCTGCAATTAATACAGTTGTTCAGGCATATCAAGCATCTCCAAGCACGACTGAAGTTATCAATTCTTGTCCATATGTTATGCCTGGTGCTGTTAGTGCTTCATTGCCTTGGGGTGTAATAAGTAGTGAAGATTCTGATGGGAGAATGGGTGTTCAGAAGCTTCTGTCTGCTCCTATTGACCTTGTTCGCCGACCTTTCCAAAGGAAAGATATTATTTTCCCTGTGGAGCGGGTTAATTCTCTCTGCCATCTTGTCCACCGTGTTCTTCGGAGCCACGAAGAGGCTTCACTGGAG GAACTTGTTAGAGATAGGCTTTCATTGGAGTTGGCACATGACCATGCTATGGGTGCAATAGATGGGAAGAAGGATTCTCAAGccaaggcattattctctcttaCATCAGCTGCTGTAGGTGCCTCTTTTGGTGCTGGTGTGGGTATTATCTTGGCTGTTGTCATGGGTGCTGCATCTGCATTGCGAAAACCTTGA
- the LOC108473717 gene encoding uncharacterized protein LOC108473717 isoform X1 yields MESIQSRVETWIKDQRAKILKVSWGPLQWRMRWHWPPWNNGDMEQRQKLHQEYERRKRQLQELCRAVKADSLSDLQDILCCMVLSECVYKKPATEMIRAVNKFKADFGGQIVSIERVQPSSDHVPHRYLLAEAGDTLFASFIGTKQYKDVMADANILQGAIFHEDVAEEIGRIELTEANRGERQKGNEENQFNPLESKPKQIKDRPKPAAHRGFLARAKGIPALELYRLAQKKKRKLVLCGHSLGGAVAALATLAILRVIAVSSSSKESERVQVKCITFSQPAVGNAALRDYVNRKGWQHYFKSYCIPEDLVPRILSPAYFHHYNAQSLLMSSGMENNSLPTSKNEQGLQKGKTERLKDNEGEQLVIGVGPVQGPFWRLSRLVPLEGVRRQFKKYSRKQLDPIEPSATDSKTASSIEDVVVGPQSLEIQEGTDGISLKPIANTDNCESDTGSGKLADKNNGSGDNKRWHSVPSLPSYVPFGQLFLLENSSVESLSGAEYSKLTSVRSVIVELRERLQSHSMKSYRSRFQRIYDLCMNDNASSFFGIEQVQQFPHLQQWLGLAVAGAVELGHIVESPNIRTATSIVPLGWNGIPGEKNAEPLKVDITGFRLHLCTLFHAQVNGKWCSTTVESFPSAPVYSSGNGEPPELQKIRVLVGAPLRQPPKHQIVADTVNFSREHNIVSSHQEKYIRPEGLNDFFIFCTSDFTTASKEVHVRTRRVRLLGLEGAGKTSLFKAILGQGKLSAITNIENLQEADFRDGIAGGLCYSDSLGVNLQELAMEASRFKDELWRGIRDLSKKTDLIVLVHNLSHKIPRYNHPDALQQYPALSLLLDEAKALGIPWVLAITNKFSVSAHQQRAAINTVVQAYQASPSTTEVINSCPYVMPGAVSASLPWGVISSEDSDGRMGVQKLLSAPIDLVRRPFQRKDIIFPVERVNSLCHLVHRVLRSHEEASLEELVRDRLSLELAHDHAMGAIDGKKDSQAKALFSLTSAAVGASFGAGVGIILAVVMGAASALRKP; encoded by the exons ATGGAATCAATACAAAGCAGAGTGGAGACATGGATCAAGGACCAAAGAGCCAAGATCCTCAAGGTCTCGTGGGGGCCGCTTCAGTGGCGGATGAGGTGGCATTGGCCGCCGTGGAACAACGGCGACATGGAGCAGCGCCAGAAACTCCATCAAGAGTACGAAAGGCGAAAGCGCCAACTCCAAGAGCTTTGCCGAGCCGTCAAAGCTGATTCTCTCTCGGATTTGCAGGACATTCTTTGTTGCATGGTCCTCTCCGAGTGCGTTTACAAG AAGCCTGCTACTGAGATGATTCGAGCTGTGAACAAATTTAAGGCTGATTTTGGAGGACAAATTGTTTCTATAGAACGCGTACAACCTTCTTCGGATCATGTTCCACACAG GTATCTGTTAGCAGAAGCAGGCGATACACTATTTGCTTCGTTCATTGGAACCAAGCAGTATAA AGATGTCATGGCTGATGCGAACATACTTCAAGGTGCTATATTTCATGAGGATGTTGCAGAGGAGATTGGCCGGATTGAATTAACTGAAGCCAACCGAGGCGAGAGACAGAAAGGAAATGAGGAAAATCAGTTCAATCCCTTGGAATCAAAACCTAAACAGATTAAAGATAGGCCTAAACCTGCTGCACATCGG GGTTTCTTGGCTCGTGCTAAAGGCATACCTGCTTTGGAGTTGTACAGGCTTGCTCAGAAAAAGAAACGGAAACTTGTATTATGTGGACATTCTCTTGGTGGAGCA GTGGCAGCATTGGCTACCCTTGCCATTTTGAGGGTTATTGCTGTATCATCTTCATCAAAAGAAAGTGAAAGGGTTCAGGTCAAGTGTATAACATTTTCCCAACCTGCGGTAGGAAATGCGGCTTTAAGAGA TTATGTTAACAGAAAAGGTTGGCAGCACTATTTCAAGAGCTACTGCATTCCTGAAGATCTCGTCCCTCGTATCCTGTCACCTGCTTATTTCCATCACTATAATGCACAAAGTTTATTGATGTCCTCTGGCATGGAAAATAACAGTTTACCAACATCAAAGAATGAACAAGGGTTACAGAAGGGAAAGACTGAGAggttaaaagataatgaaggggaGCAATTGGTTATAGGGGTAGGCCCTGTCCAGGGGCCCTTTTGGAGACTTTCAAGGCTTGTTCCATTAGAAGGAGTTAGAAGACAATTCAAAAAATACAGCAGAAAGCAACTCGACCCCATAGAGCCATCTGCAACTGACTCTAAAACTGCATCTTCCATTGAAGATGTAGTTGTTGGACCACAGTCTCTTGAAATTCAAGAGGGTACTGATGGCATATCTCTTAAACCAATTGCCAACACCGATAATTGTGAGTCAGACACGGGATCTGGAAAGTTGGCCGATAAAAACAATGGTAGTGGAGACAACAAGAGATGGCATAGTGTGCCTTCTTTACCTTCATATGTACCATTTGGACAG CTCTTTCTCTTGGAGAATTCATCAGTGGAATCGCTCTCAGGTGCAGAGTACTCAAAGTTGACATCG GTCAGATCTGTGATTGTTGAATTAAGAGAGAGACTTCAATCTCATTCAATGAAGTCATATAGGTCTCGATTTCAAAG AATTTATGACCTGTGCATGAATGATAATGCTTCATCCTTCTTTGGAATCGAGCAAGTGCAACAGTTTCCACATCTGCAGCAATGGCTTGGCCTTGCAGTTGCAGGTGCTGTAGAGCTTGGGCATATTGTTGAGTCTCCTAATATTCGTACTGCTACTTCCATCGTGCCTCTTGGTTGGAATGGTATTCCTGGAGAGAAGAATGCAGAACCATTGAAGGTTGATATTACTGGATTCAGATTGCATCTGTGCACACTATTTCATGCTCAAGTAAATGGAAAATG GTGTTCAACTACCGTGGAATCATTTCCGTCAGCACCAGTTTACTCATCTGGGAATGGGGAACCACCAGAATTACAAAAAATAAGAGTCTTAGTAGGGGCTCCCTTGAGGCAACCTCCTAAGCATCAGATAGTAGCAGACACTGTTAATTTCAGTCGAGAACATAATATTGTATCATCTCATCAAGAAAAATACATAAGGCCAGAAGGTTTGAATGACTTTTTCATATTCTGTACTAGCGATTTTACAACTGCATCGAAGGAGGTTCATGTTAGAACTCGTAGGGTACGACTTCTTGGTCTAGAG GGTGCTGGTAAGACCTCTCTTTTCAAGGCAATACTTGGTCAAGGCAAATTGTCCGCTATTACCAATATAGAAAATTTACAAGAAGCTGATTTTCGGGATGGCATTGCTGGCGGTTTATGCTACAGTGATTCGCTTGGGGTAAATTTACAG GAGCTAGCCATGGAGGCTTCTCGGTTTAAAGATGAACTATGGAGGGGAATCCGTGACCTTAGTAAGAAGACTGATTTAATTGTTCTTGTGCATAACTTATCCCATAAGATACCTCGATACAATCATCCAGATGCATTACAACAATATCCAGCCCTTTCACTACTATTAGATGAGGCAAAAGCTCTTGGAATACCTTGGGTCCTTGCAATAACAAACAAATTTTCTGTTAGTGCACATCAGCAGAGAGCTGCAATTAATACAGTTGTTCAGGCATATCAAGCATCTCCAAGCACGACTGAAGTTATCAATTCTTGTCCATATGTTATGCCTGGTGCTGTTAGTGCTTCATTGCCTTGGGGTGTAATAAGTAGTGAAGATTCTGATGGGAGAATGGGTGTTCAGAAGCTTCTGTCTGCTCCTATTGACCTTGTTCGCCGACCTTTCCAAAGGAAAGATATTATTTTCCCTGTGGAGCGGGTTAATTCTCTCTGCCATCTTGTCCACCGTGTTCTTCGGAGCCACGAAGAGGCTTCACTGGAG GAACTTGTTAGAGATAGGCTTTCATTGGAGTTGGCACATGACCATGCTATGGGTGCAATAGATGGGAAGAAGGATTCTCAAGccaaggcattattctctcttaCATCAGCTGCTGTAGGTGCCTCTTTTGGTGCTGGTGTGGGTATTATCTTGGCTGTTGTCATGGGTGCTGCATCTGCATTGCGAAAACCTTGA
- the LOC108472658 gene encoding asparagine--tRNA ligase, cytoplasmic 2, which translates to MESQEPQVKNSPLMPLMYTNRVALKTILESGDGETGLVGTTMVVGGWVKSSKEVKKEPLPPPQSPPPAAADAFPAASHGTKDVTCVEILQSRIPFFRTIIRVLGGSASSPAVRQKLESLIPKPPPPSIFLLDINDGSCVSSLRVVIDSAIVPVSAGQILPTGTCILAQGVLGNTSALGKQTIELTVEKILHVGTVEQDKYPLSRKRLPLDSLRDYPHIRPRTTTVASVARIRNTLDFASHTFFQNRGFLHVQVPIMTTTDPEGFSEKFQVTTLLGETSKKESPIGVSDADGVNPETVKAAIQEKSSLVEQLKRSDSNREALAAAVQDLKKTNELAQQIETREKSKPVTAVKPDLVNFNADFFGRQIYLTVSGRLHLESYACALGHVYSFGPRFRADKTVSAKHVAEMWTVEAEMAFAQLEDAMKCAEDCFKFLCRWILDNCSEDMKFVSKRIDKTVAHRLEYMASSSYDRISYREAVEILSKVTDKAFEAQLQWGVPLTDEHLSYLADDHYRRPVIIYDYPKAVKPFYVRLNDDGKTVAAFEMVVPKIGTVIIGSQNEERFDMLNARIKEFDLSKDQYEWYLDLRRHGTVKHSGLSLGFDLMVLLATGLTDVRDVIPFTRTHGKANN; encoded by the exons ATGGAATCTCAAGAACCCCAGGTGAAAAACTCCCCATTGATGCCTTTGATGTACACCAACCGGGTGGCCTTGAAAACCATATTGGAAAGTGGTGATGGCGAGACGGGGCTGGTTGGTACCACAATGGTGGTTGGAGGGTGGGTGAAATCTTCCAAGGAGGTAAAGAAGGAGCCTCTTCCGCCGCCACAATCACCACCCCCAGCGGCAGCCGATGCTTTCCCTGCTGCTTCTCATGGGACTAAAGATGTTACCTGCGTGGAAATTCTTCAATCTCGAATCCCGTTTTTCAGGACCATTATCAGGGTTTTGGGCGGCTCTGCTAGTTCCCCAGCTGTTCGACAAAAGTTGGAGTCTTTGATTCCTAAACCACCTCCTCCTTCCATATTCCTTTTAGATATAAACGATGGGTCTTGTGTTTCAAGTCTGAGG GTTGTGATAGATTCAGCTATAGTTCCAGTGTCTGCCGGCCAGATTCTACCAACTGGAACATGTATATTAGCCCAAGGTGTACTGGGAAATACATCAGCACTTGGAAAACAAACCATTGAGCTTACAGTAGAGAAGATTCTTCATGTTGGGACAGTAGAGCAAGATAAGTATCCTTTGTCAAGGAAAAGATTACCCCTTGATTCTTTAAGGGATTATCCCCATATTCGTCCTAGGACAACTACG GTGGCATCCGTTGCACGAATTCGCAACACCTTAGATTTCGCATCCCACACATTCTTCCAGAACCGTGGATTTTTACATGTTCAAGTGCCAATTATGACAACTACAGACCCTGAAGGGTTCAGTGAAAAGTTTCAGGTCACAACTCTTCTAGGAGAAACAAGCAAGAAAGAGTCGCCAATCGGTGTTAGTGATGCTGATGGTGTTAACCCGGAAACTGTTAAGGCTGCCATACAGGAGAAATCAAGTCTAGTTGAACAACTCAAGAGAAGTGACAGCAATAGAGAAGCACTTGCTGCTGCTGTTCAGGACCTGAAGAAAACAAATGAATTAGCACAACAGATTGAAACAAGAGAAAAATCCAAACCCGTAACTGCAGTGAAGCCTGACTTAGTGAACTTCAATGCTGATTTCTTTGGTCGCCAGATTTATTTAACTGTTTCGGGTCGCCTTCATCTGGAGAGCTACGCATGTGCTCTTGGACATGTTTACTCATTTGGACCCAGATTTCGAGCTGATAAAACAGTGTCCGCAAAGCATGTGGCTGAAATGTGGACAGTTGAGGCCGAAATGGCCTTTGCACAACTAGAG GATGCCATGAAATGTGCAGAGGACTGTTTCAAATTTCTATGCAGATGGATATTGGATAACTGTTCAGAAGATATGAAGTTTGTCTCGAAAAGAATCGACAAGACTGTCGCCCATCGTCTTGAATATATGGCATCAAGTTCTTATGACAGGATTTCCTATAGAGAAGCAGTTGAAATTTTGAGCAAG GTTACAGACAAGGCTTTTGAAGCACAGCTTCAGTGGGGTGTCCCTTTGACAGATGAACATCTAAG TTACTTGGCTGATGATCACTACAGGAGGCCTGTAATTATTTATGATTATCCAAAAGCAGTTAAGCCATTTTATGTACGCTTGAATGATGATGGAAAAACAGTTGCAGCATTTGAGATGGTTGTGCCCAAG ATTGGAACAGTGATTATAGGCAGCCAGAATGAGGAGAGATTTGACATGCTAAATGCAAG GATCAAGGAATTCGACTTGTCAAAAGATCAGTACGAATGGTACTTAGATCTTCGCCGGCATGGAACAGTCAAGCACTCTGGACTCAGCCTAGGGTTCGACCTGATGGTTCTCCTTGCCACTGGCCTAACCGATGTCAGAGATGTTATTCCCTTTACCAGAACTCATGGCAAAGCCAACAACTAA
- the LOC108472911 gene encoding EPIDERMAL PATTERNING FACTOR-like protein 9 isoform X2 translates to MANLNLSCLHMLFFTFFLAAHAIQGSRTTQVILPFQQGVYFSPPWDLQSSNEAKMKRNSRRLMIGSTAPTCTYNECRGCKYKCRAEQVPVEGNDPINSAYHYKCVCHRP, encoded by the exons ATGGCCAACCTTAATCTAAGCTGCTTACACATGCTATTCTTCACCTTCTTCCTTGCAGCGCATGCAATACAAG GATCTAGAACAACCCAAGTAATACTTCCTTTCCAACAAGGGGTCTATTTTTCTCCTCCATGGGACTTGCAG AGCAGCAATGAAgcaaagatgaaaagaaattcaAGGAGATTGATGATTGGATCCACAGCTCCAACCTGCACTTACAATGAATGTAGAGGATGCAAATACAAATGTAGAGCTGAACAAGTCCCAGTGGAAGGAAACGACCCAATCAATAGTGCATACCACTACAAATGTGTTTGCCATAGACCATGA
- the LOC108472911 gene encoding EPIDERMAL PATTERNING FACTOR-like protein 9 isoform X1 has translation MANLNLSCLHMLFFTFFLAAHAIQGSRTTQVILPFQQGVYFSPPWDLQQQSSNEAKMKRNSRRLMIGSTAPTCTYNECRGCKYKCRAEQVPVEGNDPINSAYHYKCVCHRP, from the exons ATGGCCAACCTTAATCTAAGCTGCTTACACATGCTATTCTTCACCTTCTTCCTTGCAGCGCATGCAATACAAG GATCTAGAACAACCCAAGTAATACTTCCTTTCCAACAAGGGGTCTATTTTTCTCCTCCATGGGACTTGCAG CAACAGAGCAGCAATGAAgcaaagatgaaaagaaattcaAGGAGATTGATGATTGGATCCACAGCTCCAACCTGCACTTACAATGAATGTAGAGGATGCAAATACAAATGTAGAGCTGAACAAGTCCCAGTGGAAGGAAACGACCCAATCAATAGTGCATACCACTACAAATGTGTTTGCCATAGACCATGA